The Megalops cyprinoides isolate fMegCyp1 chromosome 19, fMegCyp1.pri, whole genome shotgun sequence genome has a window encoding:
- the LOC118794914 gene encoding dexamethasone-induced Ras-related protein 1-like: MIKKMTPSDNEFDIPAKNCYRMVILGSTKVGKTAIISRFLNERFDDQYTPTIEDFHRKFYSIRGDVYQLDILDTSGNHPFPAMRRLSILTGDVFILVFSLDNRDSFQEVRRLKQQIFETKSCLKNKTKENVDVPLVICGNKGDREFYREVQEEEIQELIAGDNQCAYFEISAKRNTNVDRMFQTLFTMAKLPNEMSPDLHRKVSVQYSDMLHRKSFRNKKLKDGDAYGIVAPFARRPSVHSDLMYIREKAIGGGQAKDKERCVIS; this comes from the exons ATGATCAAGAAAATGACGCCTTCGGATAACGAGTTCGACATCCCAGCAAAGAACTGTTACAGGATGGTTATCCTGGGGTCCACTAAAGTCGGGAAAACGGCGATCATCTCCCGGTTTCTGAACGAGAGGTTCGACGACCAGTACACGCCGACCATCGAAGACTTTCACAGGAAATTCTACAGCATCCGGGGAGACGTTTACCAGCTGGATATTCTGGACACCTCTGGGAACCACCCTTTCCCAGCTATGAGAAGGCTGTCCATACTCACAG GCGATGTCTTTATTCTGGTGTTCAGCCTGGACAACAGAGACTCCTTCCAGGAGGTCCGTCGCTTGAAGCAGCAGATCTTCGAGACCAAGTCCTGCCTGAAAAACAAGACCAAAGAGAACGTGGACGTTCCCCTGGTAATCTGTGGCAACAAGGGCGACCGGGAGTTCTACAGagaggtgcaggaggaggagatccAAGAGCTGATTGCGGGCGACAACCAGTGCGCTTACTTTGAGATCTCTGCCAAAAGGAACACTAACGTAGACCGCATGTTTCAGACTCTTTTCACCATGGCCAAACTGCCCAACGAAATGAGCCCGGACCTTCACCGCAAAGTCTCTGTGCAGTACTCTGACATGCTGCACAGAAAGTCGTTCAGAAACAAGAAGCTGAAAGACGGGGACGCGTACGGCATTGTGGCACCTTTCGCCCGGCGACCCAGTGTACACAGTGACTTGATGTACATAAGAGAAAAGGCAATCGGCGGCGGCCAGGCAAAAGATAAAGAACGGTGTGTTATCAGCTAA